A genomic window from Massilia sp. METH4 includes:
- a CDS encoding indolepyruvate ferredoxin oxidoreductase family protein, with translation MPDTSAMGSSAPLPGAEGPQPVRLNDVSLDDKYTATSGKIFLSGIQALVRLPLMQKKRDEAAGLNTAGFISGYRGSPLGGLDETLWKTQKHLDANHIQFVPGVNEDLAATAVWGSQQVDLIGPAKYDGVFAMWYGKGPGVDRCGDVFKHMNHAGTSQYGGVLLVAGDDHGAYSSTLPHQSDHIFSACMIPVLYPCNVQEYLDLGVHGWAMSRFSGCAVAFKALADTVESSSSVDADPFRVQVKLPHDFHMPEGGLNARLSNVPLGRQARNQEALMQDYKIYAALAYARENKLNHTTIDNPDAKLGIIASGKSYLDVLEALEELGIDEDMAARVGLRLFKVSMPWPLEPDSVREFAQGLDEILVVEEKRQFVEYQLKEQLYNWRDDVRPRVIGKFDDKGEWVAPRGEWLLPPKADFSVSQVARVIASRIKRYVTDPHVANQMEARLVFLDAKDAVLQKAISTPFRPAFYCSGCPHNTSTKVPEGSFALAGIGCHVMATSIYPEMNKLTTHMGGEGAPWIGQAAFSKVPHVFQNLGDGTYFHSGYLAIRAAVAAKVNITYKILYNDAVAMTGGQPVDGTVSVPMIAQQMAAEGVKRIALVTEDLSRYEDRSSLPAFVTLHDRKEIDAVQRELREIPGCTVLIYDQTCAAEKRRRRKKKEFVDPDKRMVINEAVCEGCGDCGIQSNCVSILPKETEFGRKRTIDQSSCNKDYSCVKGFCPSFVTVEGGTLKKSKADKTHTEEWDELPRPVLPGCDKPYNILINGIGGTGVITVGALMGMAAHLEGKGASVLDMTGMSQKNGSVTSHVKIVQSPAHLRAQRIATGEADLVLGCDMLTTGAADAVSKMRPGRTLAVVNLHEQPPGTFAQNPDWEYPVAEVRALIEESVGGADAADFVDATKLATALMGDSIATNLFMLGYAWQRGRIPLTEAALLRAIEMNGVAVESNKKSFLWGRRAAVDVKRVARVATPAQAIVVQMPQSLESVIRKRVEFLTGYQDAAYAGLYEQFVEQVRDRETALGLPKSGTMRLSMAVAKSLAKLMAYKDEYEVARLYTDGRFVEQLQKQFEGDFTLKFNLAPPIFAKKDAQGHLVKAEYGSWTWKAFQVLAKLKGLRGGPLDIFGRTAERKMERALIGEYRQVIADVLSRLTAENYDTAVALAALPDKIRGFGHVKEKAVEAYHAEQARLLAAFGGSHQHAA, from the coding sequence ATGCCCGACACCTCGGCAATGGGTTCATCCGCGCCCCTTCCCGGCGCGGAAGGTCCGCAGCCAGTCCGCCTGAACGACGTCAGCCTGGACGACAAGTACACCGCCACTTCCGGCAAGATCTTCCTCTCCGGTATCCAGGCGCTCGTGCGCCTGCCGCTGATGCAGAAGAAACGCGACGAGGCGGCCGGCCTGAATACCGCGGGGTTCATTTCCGGCTATCGCGGCTCACCGCTGGGTGGACTCGACGAAACGTTGTGGAAGACGCAGAAGCACCTTGATGCGAACCACATCCAGTTCGTGCCCGGCGTGAACGAGGACCTGGCCGCGACCGCCGTGTGGGGTTCGCAGCAGGTGGACCTGATCGGCCCGGCCAAATACGATGGCGTGTTCGCGATGTGGTACGGCAAGGGACCGGGCGTGGACCGCTGCGGCGACGTGTTCAAGCACATGAACCATGCGGGCACGTCGCAATACGGCGGCGTGCTGCTGGTGGCCGGCGACGACCACGGCGCGTATTCCTCGACGTTGCCGCACCAGTCCGACCATATCTTCTCGGCCTGCATGATTCCGGTGCTGTATCCGTGCAATGTGCAGGAATACCTCGATCTCGGCGTGCACGGCTGGGCGATGTCGCGCTTCTCCGGCTGCGCGGTGGCGTTCAAGGCGCTGGCCGATACCGTGGAGTCGTCGTCTTCCGTCGATGCCGACCCGTTCCGCGTGCAGGTGAAGCTGCCGCACGACTTCCACATGCCCGAGGGCGGGCTGAACGCGCGGCTGTCGAACGTGCCGCTGGGCCGGCAGGCGCGCAACCAGGAAGCGCTGATGCAGGACTACAAGATCTATGCGGCCCTGGCCTATGCGCGCGAGAACAAGCTCAATCACACGACGATCGACAATCCGGACGCGAAGCTGGGCATCATCGCTTCCGGAAAATCCTATCTCGATGTGCTGGAGGCGCTGGAAGAGCTGGGCATCGACGAGGACATGGCGGCCAGGGTCGGCCTGCGCCTGTTCAAGGTGTCGATGCCGTGGCCGCTGGAACCGGATTCGGTGCGTGAATTCGCCCAGGGCCTCGACGAGATCCTGGTGGTGGAGGAAAAGCGCCAGTTTGTCGAATACCAGCTGAAGGAGCAGCTGTACAACTGGCGCGACGATGTGCGCCCGCGCGTGATCGGCAAGTTCGACGACAAGGGCGAGTGGGTGGCGCCGCGCGGCGAATGGCTGCTGCCCCCGAAGGCCGATTTTTCCGTGTCGCAGGTGGCGCGCGTGATCGCCTCGCGCATCAAGCGCTATGTGACCGATCCACATGTGGCCAACCAGATGGAGGCACGCCTGGTGTTCCTCGATGCCAAGGACGCCGTGCTGCAGAAGGCCATCAGCACGCCGTTCCGGCCGGCGTTCTACTGCTCCGGCTGCCCGCACAACACATCGACCAAGGTGCCGGAAGGCAGCTTCGCGCTGGCCGGCATCGGCTGCCACGTGATGGCCACGTCGATCTACCCGGAAATGAACAAGCTCACGACCCACATGGGCGGCGAAGGCGCGCCATGGATCGGGCAAGCCGCGTTCTCGAAAGTGCCGCACGTTTTTCAGAACCTGGGCGACGGCACGTATTTCCACTCCGGCTACCTGGCGATCCGCGCCGCGGTGGCCGCCAAGGTCAACATCACCTACAAGATCCTGTACAACGATGCCGTGGCGATGACGGGTGGCCAGCCGGTCGACGGCACCGTGTCCGTGCCGATGATCGCGCAGCAGATGGCGGCCGAGGGCGTGAAGCGCATCGCATTGGTCACCGAGGACCTGTCCCGCTACGAGGACCGCTCCAGCCTGCCCGCCTTCGTGACACTGCATGACCGCAAGGAGATCGATGCGGTGCAGCGCGAACTGCGCGAGATTCCCGGCTGCACGGTGCTGATCTATGACCAGACCTGCGCGGCCGAGAAACGGCGCCGCAGGAAAAAGAAAGAGTTCGTGGACCCGGACAAGCGCATGGTGATCAACGAAGCCGTGTGCGAAGGCTGCGGCGACTGCGGTATCCAGTCCAACTGCGTCTCGATCCTGCCGAAGGAGACCGAATTCGGGCGCAAGCGCACGATCGACCAGTCCAGCTGCAACAAGGATTACTCGTGCGTGAAAGGCTTCTGCCCCAGTTTCGTGACCGTCGAAGGCGGCACGCTGAAGAAGTCGAAGGCGGACAAGACCCATACCGAGGAATGGGACGAGTTGCCGCGGCCGGTGCTGCCGGGCTGCGACAAGCCGTACAACATCCTGATCAACGGCATCGGCGGCACGGGCGTGATCACGGTCGGCGCGCTGATGGGCATGGCCGCCCACCTCGAGGGCAAGGGAGCGTCGGTGCTGGACATGACGGGCATGTCGCAGAAGAACGGTTCGGTCACCTCGCACGTGAAGATCGTGCAATCGCCGGCGCACCTGCGCGCCCAACGCATCGCCACCGGCGAAGCCGACCTGGTGCTGGGCTGCGACATGCTGACCACCGGCGCGGCGGATGCGGTATCGAAGATGCGGCCGGGCCGCACGCTGGCCGTCGTCAACCTGCACGAGCAGCCGCCCGGCACGTTCGCCCAGAACCCCGACTGGGAATATCCGGTGGCGGAGGTGCGCGCGCTGATCGAGGAGTCGGTGGGTGGCGCCGATGCCGCCGACTTCGTCGACGCCACGAAGCTGGCGACCGCGCTGATGGGCGACTCCATCGCCACCAACCTGTTCATGCTGGGCTACGCGTGGCAGCGCGGCCGGATCCCGCTCACCGAGGCGGCGCTGCTGCGTGCGATCGAGATGAACGGCGTGGCGGTGGAATCGAACAAGAAGAGCTTCCTGTGGGGACGCCGCGCCGCGGTGGATGTGAAGCGCGTCGCGCGCGTCGCTACGCCCGCGCAGGCAATCGTGGTGCAGATGCCGCAAAGCCTGGAATCCGTCATCCGCAAGCGCGTGGAGTTCCTGACCGGCTACCAGGATGCCGCGTATGCCGGCTTGTACGAGCAATTCGTCGAACAGGTGCGCGACCGCGAGACGGCGCTAGGGCTGCCGAAGAGCGGAACAATGCGGCTGTCGATGGCGGTGGCGAAATCGCTGGCCAAGCTGATGGCCTACAAGGACGAATACGAGGTGGCGCGGCTGTACACGGACGGCCGCTTCGTCGAGCAGTTGCAAAAGCAGTTCGAAGGCGATTTCACGCTCAAATTCAACCTGGCGCCGCCGATCTTCGCGAAGAAGGATGCGCAAGGCCATCTCGTGAAGGCGGAATACGGCTCGTGGACCTGGAAGGCGTTCCAGGTGCTGGCGAAGCTGAAAGGCTTGCGCGGTGGCCCGCTCGACATCTTCGGCCGCACCGCGGAACGGAAGATGGAGCGGGCGCTGATCGGCGAGTACCGGCAAGTGATCGCCGACGTGCTGTCGCGCCTGACCGCCGAGAACTACGACACGGCCGTGGCGCTGGCCGCCCTGCCGGACAAGATCCGCGGCTTCGGGCACGTGAAGGAAAAGGCCGTCGAGGCCTACCACGCCGAGCAAGCCCGGCTGCTAGCCGCCTTCGGCGGCTCGCACCAGCACGCCGCCTGA
- a CDS encoding LysR substrate-binding domain-containing protein — MELRQLRYFVAIVEHGSLSRAAGVLHVAQPALTQQLRQLEQELGAQLLHRSAQGVHSTDAGKVFYEHAQAILKQVADARSAVTQSARPSGTVTLGLPHSISAALALPLLAAARNRYPDITLQLTEELTGHLAEQLKSGRVNLAVLFDDGQLTPFATMPLAEEALRFICRADAPWFPKRASVTLAEALQATLILPGLQHGVRPRIEAVAHAAGLATAGVIEINSIAILKSALMADMGATILPVAPVLPEIERGQMRWLDIRDPAISRTVVLCASRNLPPTTAARAISELAVDVVRQLCASGAWPGATLLA, encoded by the coding sequence ATGGAACTGCGGCAGCTGCGATATTTTGTTGCGATAGTGGAACACGGTTCGCTGTCGCGCGCGGCGGGGGTGCTGCACGTCGCGCAGCCGGCATTGACCCAGCAGCTGCGCCAGCTCGAACAGGAATTGGGGGCCCAGCTGCTGCATCGCAGTGCTCAAGGGGTCCATAGTACCGATGCGGGCAAGGTGTTCTACGAGCACGCCCAGGCGATCCTGAAGCAGGTCGCGGACGCCCGTTCCGCCGTCACGCAGTCGGCCCGGCCTTCCGGCACCGTGACGCTGGGACTGCCGCACAGCATCTCCGCCGCGCTGGCGCTGCCGCTGCTGGCGGCGGCACGCAACCGGTACCCCGACATCACGCTGCAGTTGACGGAAGAATTGACCGGCCACCTGGCCGAGCAGCTCAAGTCGGGCCGGGTCAACCTCGCGGTGCTGTTCGACGACGGCCAACTGACGCCGTTCGCGACCATGCCCTTGGCCGAGGAAGCATTGCGCTTCATCTGCCGTGCCGACGCTCCATGGTTTCCGAAGCGCGCCTCGGTGACCCTGGCCGAGGCGCTGCAAGCCACGCTGATCCTGCCCGGCCTCCAGCATGGCGTGCGGCCGCGCATCGAGGCGGTGGCGCACGCCGCCGGGCTGGCGACCGCGGGCGTCATCGAGATCAATTCCATCGCCATCCTGAAATCAGCCCTGATGGCGGACATGGGCGCCACGATCCTGCCGGTGGCACCCGTGCTGCCGGAAATCGAGCGCGGTCAGATGCGCTGGCTGGACATCCGCGACCCGGCCATTTCCCGTACCGTGGTGCTGTGCGCTTCGCGCAACTTGCCCCCCACGACCGCCGCAAGGGCGATCAGCGAGCTGGCCGTCGACGTGGTGCGCCAACTGTGTGCAAGCGGCGCCTGGCCCGGCGCCACGCTGCTGGCGTAG
- a CDS encoding HD-GYP domain-containing protein, with product MYIHELSCDWMSHPFMRNRFLLSTEAEVRRVHDAGIRIVVIDTERGIDVEAPTVQQAAAATEAEVQQIAAHAVRPARVAIGEELERAARVRRQAADLVKNVMADARLGKAIEIGPVQPVVQNVTESILRNPGALMGLLRIKSKDDYTFLHSVSVCTLLVAFCHSRGMDDAIVREAGMGALLHDTGKALVPDAILNKPGPLTEAEFAIIRRHPEDGWRILQQAPGISQVALDITRHHHERIDGSGYPDKLAGDDISELAKMAAIVDVYDAITADRCYHKGMPAASALRKLHEWSKFHFDPLLVQAFMRCVGIYPVGTLVLLESGRLGVVVEPHESNLLAPKVNTFFHTKRNVYIRPELVDLSRNLGAGGADRIVSHENPARWNVDPDRFMVPA from the coding sequence ATGTACATCCATGAGCTGTCGTGCGACTGGATGAGTCACCCGTTCATGCGCAACCGCTTCCTGCTGTCCACCGAGGCTGAAGTGCGCAGGGTGCACGACGCGGGCATCCGGATCGTTGTCATCGATACCGAGCGGGGCATCGATGTGGAGGCGCCCACGGTGCAGCAGGCTGCCGCGGCGACTGAAGCCGAGGTGCAGCAGATCGCCGCGCACGCGGTGCGTCCCGCCCGGGTCGCGATCGGCGAGGAGCTCGAGCGGGCCGCGCGGGTGCGGCGGCAGGCCGCTGACCTCGTGAAGAACGTGATGGCGGATGCGCGCCTGGGCAAGGCGATCGAGATCGGGCCGGTGCAGCCTGTCGTGCAGAACGTCACCGAATCGATCCTGCGCAACCCGGGCGCCTTGATGGGGCTCCTGCGCATCAAGAGCAAGGACGACTACACCTTCCTGCATTCGGTCAGCGTGTGCACGCTGCTGGTGGCGTTCTGCCACTCGCGCGGCATGGACGATGCGATCGTGCGGGAAGCGGGCATGGGCGCGCTGCTGCATGACACGGGCAAGGCCCTGGTGCCGGATGCCATCCTGAACAAGCCGGGCCCGCTGACCGAAGCGGAGTTCGCGATCATCCGGCGCCACCCCGAGGATGGCTGGCGCATCCTGCAGCAGGCGCCCGGGATCAGCCAGGTCGCGCTCGACATCACCCGTCATCACCACGAGCGGATCGATGGCAGCGGTTATCCGGATAAGCTGGCGGGCGACGATATCAGCGAGCTGGCGAAGATGGCGGCCATCGTCGACGTGTATGACGCGATCACCGCCGATCGCTGCTACCACAAGGGCATGCCGGCGGCGAGCGCGCTGCGCAAGCTGCACGAATGGAGCAAATTCCACTTCGATCCCCTGCTGGTGCAGGCATTCATGCGCTGCGTGGGGATCTATCCGGTCGGCACGCTGGTGCTGCTGGAGTCAGGCCGGCTGGGCGTCGTCGTCGAGCCCCATGAGAGCAACCTGCTGGCGCCGAAGGTGAACACGTTCTTCCATACGAAGCGCAATGTGTACATCCGCCCCGAACTGGTCGACCTGTCGCGCAATCTCGGCGCGGGCGGTGCGGACAGGATCGTCAGCCACGAAAATCCCGCGCGCTGGAACGTCGACCCGGACCGGTTCATGGTCCCCGCCTGA
- a CDS encoding GGDEF domain-containing protein — protein sequence MDSLLKHMVDMTGHRDHTMLDISVISAVQELANAGCARVLTLASVRGHTYVRSRAVVVAGQPARMEEGPDPASPGEPIEKFPVLAGCIARHEASAEHLDAEGKRTLWLPIWLGDKADTCLEIIDPTPYTPDTVHVIRGIVSVYKNFQNLLDYSERDSLTGLLNRKTFDDQLAKMLQTSSAEQDSLTLPPGEPERRQHTDQEQQWLAVVDVDHFKHVNDRFGHLYGDEVLILIANLLTSSFRAQDRVFRFGGEEFVVLLRSTTLENAKMIIDRFRMNVEQHDFPQVGKVTVSIGFVAISAYEPSVVVLGRADQALYFAKSHGRNMACHYDELVSGGLLHAVESNDEAEFF from the coding sequence ATGGATTCCCTACTGAAACACATGGTGGACATGACCGGCCACCGCGACCATACGATGCTGGACATCTCGGTGATCTCGGCAGTGCAGGAGCTGGCCAACGCCGGCTGCGCGCGCGTGCTGACGCTCGCCAGCGTGCGTGGTCACACGTACGTGCGCTCGCGCGCGGTCGTGGTGGCAGGCCAGCCGGCACGCATGGAAGAAGGGCCGGACCCGGCCAGCCCGGGCGAGCCGATCGAAAAGTTCCCCGTGCTGGCTGGCTGCATCGCGCGCCATGAGGCATCCGCCGAGCACCTGGATGCGGAGGGCAAGCGCACCCTGTGGCTGCCGATCTGGCTGGGCGACAAGGCCGACACCTGCCTGGAAATCATCGACCCTACCCCATACACGCCGGACACGGTGCATGTGATCCGCGGCATCGTCAGCGTCTACAAGAACTTCCAGAACCTGCTCGACTACAGCGAACGCGATTCGCTGACCGGCCTCCTGAACCGCAAGACGTTCGACGACCAGCTCGCCAAGATGCTGCAGACCTCGAGCGCGGAACAGGATAGTCTGACCCTGCCGCCGGGCGAGCCGGAACGCCGCCAGCACACGGACCAGGAACAGCAATGGCTGGCCGTGGTGGACGTCGACCACTTCAAGCACGTCAACGACCGCTTCGGCCACCTGTACGGCGACGAGGTGCTGATCCTGATCGCCAACCTCCTCACATCGTCATTCCGGGCGCAGGACCGGGTGTTCCGTTTCGGCGGCGAGGAATTCGTGGTGCTGCTGCGCTCGACCACGCTGGAGAACGCGAAGATGATCATCGACCGCTTCCGCATGAACGTCGAGCAGCACGATTTTCCCCAGGTGGGCAAGGTAACCGTCAGCATCGGCTTCGTGGCGATCAGCGCCTACGAGCCCTCCGTGGTGGTGCTGGGCCGCGCCGACCAGGCGCTGTATTTCGCCAAGAGCCATGGCCGCAACATGGCATGTCATTACGACGAACTGGTGAGCGGCGGCCTGCTGCACGCCGTCGAATCGAACGACGAAGCGGAATTCTTCTGA